Proteins encoded in a region of the Magallana gigas chromosome 8, xbMagGiga1.1, whole genome shotgun sequence genome:
- the LOC105332093 gene encoding scavenger receptor class F member 2-like isoform X2, producing the protein MAPTKRIILKIILCGATVAALNETSVGICNVKDNEINCCPNYHEVDNNCVVCPAGRWGDNCSLVCPINYYGVLCKEACDCHLEEKCDFKHGCISVLVLAALLIIVCFVICVPARCIKRHKARNLNEYLHVYPSHSLGKKTTGFSETIQDNYTQLKKETFTL; encoded by the exons ATGGCTCCGACCAAAcgcattattttaaaaattatcttatgTGGAGCTACAGTGGCTGCCCTGAATGAGACAAGTGTTGGAATCTGTAATGTCAA AGACAATGAAATTAATTGCTGTCCAAATTACCACGAAGTCGACAACAATTGTGTGG TGTGTCCAGCAGGAAGATGGGGGGATAACTGTTCGCTCGTTTGCCCCATCAATTATTATGGAGTTTTATGCAAGGAAGCATGTGATTGTCATCTTGAAGAAAAGTGTGACTTCAAACATGGCTGTATATCAG TCCTTGTATTAGCTGCCTTGTTGATCATCGTCTGTTTTGTGATATGTGTGCCAGCTCGTTGTATCAAAAG ACACAAAGCAAGAAATCTTAACGAATATCTACATGTTTATCCTTCACATTCTTTGGGCAAGAAAACAACTGGATTTTCAGAAACAATACAAGACAACTACACACaactaaaaaaagaaacatttactTTATAG
- the LOC105332093 gene encoding uncharacterized protein isoform X1 has protein sequence MAPTKRIILKIILCGATVAALNETSVGICNVKDNEINCCPNYHEVDNNCVVCPAGRWGDNCSLVCPINYYGVLCKEACDCHLEEKCDFKHGCISEPFDSSFALSTYHTVLVLAALLIIVCFVICVPARCIKRHKARNLNEYLHVYPSHSLGKKTTGFSETIQDNYTQLKKETFTL, from the exons ATGGCTCCGACCAAAcgcattattttaaaaattatcttatgTGGAGCTACAGTGGCTGCCCTGAATGAGACAAGTGTTGGAATCTGTAATGTCAA AGACAATGAAATTAATTGCTGTCCAAATTACCACGAAGTCGACAACAATTGTGTGG TGTGTCCAGCAGGAAGATGGGGGGATAACTGTTCGCTCGTTTGCCCCATCAATTATTATGGAGTTTTATGCAAGGAAGCATGTGATTGTCATCTTGAAGAAAAGTGTGACTTCAAACATGGCTGTATATCAG AACCGTTTGATTCATCATTTGCACTCTCGACTTATCACACAGTCCTTGTATTAGCTGCCTTGTTGATCATCGTCTGTTTTGTGATATGTGTGCCAGCTCGTTGTATCAAAAG ACACAAAGCAAGAAATCTTAACGAATATCTACATGTTTATCCTTCACATTCTTTGGGCAAGAAAACAACTGGATTTTCAGAAACAATACAAGACAACTACACACaactaaaaaaagaaacatttactTTATAG